The following coding sequences are from one Sander lucioperca isolate FBNREF2018 chromosome 2, SLUC_FBN_1.2, whole genome shotgun sequence window:
- the hint2 gene encoding histidine triad nucleotide-binding protein 2, mitochondrial: MFFRQILRTQLIGTRTAHLKRLHRVCQAERPLCSKSDEVRLAEEASKKYGSPAPTIFSKVIDKSIPADIIYEDEKCLAFRDISPQAPVHFLVIPRVPIPRISEAKADDAELLGHLLVVAKNVAKQESLNEGYRVVINDGKHGAQSVYHLHIHVLGGRQMTWPPG, from the exons ATGTtttttcgtcagattttaaGGACGCAGTTAATCGGGACCAGAACGGCTCACCTCAAGCGGTTGCACCGTGTTTGTCAAGCCGAG AGACCACTGTGCTCCAAAAGTGACGAGGTGAGGCTGGCAGAAGAGGCAAGCAAGAAGTATGGCTCCCCAGCTCCAACCATCTTCTCCAAAGTGATTGACAAAAGCATCCCTGCAGATATCATTTATGAAGATGAGAAG TGTTTGGCATTCAGGGACATCAGCCCACAGGCTCCCGTTCACTTCCTGGTTATTCCAAGGGTCCCTATTCCCAGAATTAGTGAGGCCAAAGCTGATGATGCAGAG CTCTTAGGACATTTGTTGGTTGTTGCCAAAAATGTGGCAAAGCAAGAATCTCTAAATGAAGGATACAGAGTGG TGATCAACGATGGAAAGCACGGTGCTCAGTCAGTTTATCACCTTCACATCCACGTCCTGGGAGGAAGACAGATGACATGGCCACCAGGCTAA
- the mrps30 gene encoding 39S ribosomal protein S30, mitochondrial: MAARTRLPLLFSKNLPPFKNQKLAHTEAAVKEPTYPPIVPSLTAKSKSARGRQVEDHVKKICASPVDEKLSLITRIQRKKFVVYPQTFARNADRWYQHFTKTAYIPGLPERFALDPEKRTGVEKEESSLPAGAQTTVPGVEIDAFADIRSLVTRMILQEHWHMKKRKPFLYREQEQMVGPFLRNLVTGLTYSLAKYNPLLPLSSLDIDPQVNFYWRRGQRIIPKGHRRGRQEPTRFQIDDQPHSQIRITQQLPQFTSLEASYAAEVPEVAFAPNLMPLFRRQYDNNIFTGAKLPDPACYGHTQFHLVPDRYHRDRMARQQQSDQVEVFLRANGLASLFAWTGAQAMYQGFWNHEDVTRPFVSQAVITDGQFFSFFCYQLNTVALSVETDANNPRKNLLWGTESLRLYESVQDGAVVGLNDDVVKLLVQFLVNQP; encoded by the exons ATGGCGGCCCGCACACGACTGCCCTTGCTGTTCTCCAAAAACCTACCTCCGTTCAAAAACCAAAAGCTTGCCCACACCGAGGCTGCGGTCAAGGAGCCCACGTATCCACCCATCGTCCCCTCTCTCACGGCTAAAAGCAAATCTGCCCGGGGGCGACAGGTTGAGGACCACGTAAAGAAGATATGTGCCTCTCCCGTGGACGAGAAGCTCTCCCTCATCACTCGCATCCAGCGGAAGAAATTTGTGGTGTACCCTCAGACTTTTGCACGGAACGCAGACAGATGGTACCAACACTTTACCAAGACCGCATATATCCCGGGCCTGCCGGAGAGATTCGCCCTGGACCCGGAGAAGAGGACCGGGGTAGAGAAGGAGGAGAGCTCGCTGCCAGCCGGAGCTCAAACCACAGTACCGGGGGTTGAAATTGATGCGTTCGCGGACATCCGCTCGTTGGTTACTCGTATGATTTTACAGGAGCACTGGCACATGAAGAAACGCAAACCTTTCCTGTACAGAGAGCAGGAGCAGATGGTTGGACCTTTTCTGAGAAACTTAGTGACTGGACTCACCTACAGTCTGGCCAAATACAACCCACTGCTCCCCCTCTCCAGTCTGG ATATTGATCCCCAGGTAAACTTTTACTGGAGGAGAGGGCAGAGAATCATCCCAAAGGGGCACCGGAGAGGCCGGCAAGAGCCAACCAGGTTTCAGATCGACGACCAACCACACAGTCAGATCAGGATAACTCAACAACTGCCACAG TTCACCTCGCTGGAGGCCTCTTATGCAGCTGAAGTTCCAGAGGTCGCATTTGCTCCCAACCTGATGCCCCTGTTCAGAAGACAGTATGACAACAACATCTTTACAG GTGCCAAGTTACCAGACCCGGCATGCTACGGTCACACCCAGTTCCACCTGGTGCCCGACCGGTACCACAGAGACCGGATGGCTCGGCAGCAGCAGTCTGATCAGGTGGAGGTCTTCCTCAGAGCCAATGGACTCGCCAGCCTCTTCGCCTGGACGGGAGCTCAGGCCATGTACCAGG GTTTCTGGAACCACGAGGACGTCACCAGGCCTTTCGTGTCCCAGGCTGTGATCACAGACGGACagttcttctccttcttctgcTACCAGCTCAACACAGTGGCCCTCTCCGTGGAGACGGACGCCAACAACCCCAGGAAAAACCTTCTGTGGGGCACAGAGAGCCTGCGACTGTACGAGAGCGTGCAGGACGGAGCGGTGGTGGGTCTGAACGACGATGTGGTCAAGCTTCTGGTTCAGTTCCTTGTGAACCAGCCGTAG